One stretch of Actinacidiphila sp. DG2A-62 DNA includes these proteins:
- a CDS encoding ABC transporter permease has product MSFWSYLSHRHQQLLADAYQHASAVFQCMVVATVLGVLIGVVTYRSRWAGDLATTTTATILTIPSLALIGLLIPVLGLGVPPTVTALVLYGLLPIVRNAIVGLRGVEATLVEAARGIGMSRTARLLRVELPLAWPPILTGIRVATQMLMGIAAVAAYASGPGLGNEIFRGIASLGSANALNEVLAGTLGIVVLALLFDAAYVLIGRLTIPRGIRG; this is encoded by the coding sequence GTGAGCTTCTGGTCGTACCTGTCACACCGTCATCAGCAACTGCTCGCCGACGCCTACCAGCACGCCAGCGCCGTCTTCCAGTGCATGGTGGTGGCCACCGTGCTGGGCGTGCTGATCGGCGTCGTCACGTACCGCAGCCGCTGGGCCGGCGACCTGGCCACCACCACGACCGCGACGATCCTGACCATCCCCTCGCTGGCCCTGATCGGCCTGCTGATCCCGGTGCTCGGCCTCGGCGTGCCGCCCACGGTGACCGCGCTGGTGCTGTACGGGCTGCTGCCGATCGTCCGCAACGCGATCGTCGGGCTGCGCGGGGTGGAGGCGACGCTGGTGGAGGCCGCCCGCGGCATCGGCATGTCGCGCACCGCCCGGCTGCTGCGGGTGGAGCTGCCGCTGGCCTGGCCGCCGATCCTGACCGGCATCCGGGTCGCCACCCAGATGCTGATGGGCATCGCCGCGGTCGCCGCGTACGCCTCCGGTCCGGGCCTGGGCAACGAGATCTTCCGCGGCATCGCCTCCCTCGGCAGCGCCAACGCGCTCAACGAGGTGCTCGCCGGCACCCTCGGCATCGTGGTGCTCGCGCTGCTCTTCGACGCCGCGTACGTGCTCATCGGACGGCTGACCATCCCGAGGGGGATCCGTGGCTGA
- a CDS encoding isochorismatase family protein: MHRALIVVDVQNDFCEGGSLAVPGGADVAAAITDLIGEAAGTAYRHIVATRDHHIDPGPHFSAEPDFVQSWPPHCVAGTEGVGFHPNFAPAVASGAIDAVFDKGAYAAAYSGFEGADEHGSALADWLRAREVTEVDVVGIATDHCVRATALDAAREGFTARVLLDLTAGVAAATTERALAELRDNGVRLTGNPVVAG, from the coding sequence ATGCACCGCGCACTCATCGTCGTCGACGTGCAGAACGACTTCTGCGAGGGCGGCAGCCTCGCGGTCCCCGGCGGAGCCGACGTCGCCGCCGCGATCACGGACCTGATCGGCGAGGCGGCCGGCACCGCGTACCGCCACATCGTGGCGACGCGCGACCACCACATCGACCCCGGCCCGCACTTCTCCGCCGAGCCGGACTTCGTGCAGTCGTGGCCGCCGCACTGCGTGGCCGGCACCGAGGGCGTCGGGTTCCACCCGAACTTCGCGCCCGCGGTCGCCTCCGGCGCGATCGACGCGGTGTTCGACAAGGGCGCCTACGCCGCCGCGTACAGCGGTTTCGAGGGCGCCGACGAGCACGGCTCGGCGCTGGCGGACTGGCTGCGGGCGCGGGAGGTGACCGAGGTGGACGTCGTGGGCATCGCCACCGACCACTGCGTGCGGGCCACCGCGCTGGACGCGGCCCGCGAGGGCTTCACCGCCCGGGTGCTGCTCGACCTGACCGCGGGCGTCGCCGCGGCCACCACCGAGCGCGCGCTGGCCGAGCTGCGCGACAACGGCGTGCGGCTGACCGGCAACCCCGTCGTCGCGGGCTGA
- a CDS encoding SsgA family sporulation/cell division regulator, producing the protein MQTVVERELEMQLVLSPERSIPVPARLAYRTDDPYAVHITFHIGSDAPVNWTFARELLVEGVFRPCGHGDVRIWPTKVNARSVICLALSSPDGDALLEAPSSVVAAWLERTLRMVPPGTEHEQLGLDDALGALLAPAAGDEGWPRDPSRRPGSRDDTPDASA; encoded by the coding sequence ATGCAGACCGTGGTGGAACGCGAACTCGAGATGCAGCTCGTACTCTCACCGGAGCGCAGCATTCCGGTTCCGGCCAGGCTGGCCTACCGCACGGACGACCCGTACGCGGTGCACATCACCTTCCACATCGGCTCGGACGCCCCGGTGAACTGGACGTTCGCCCGCGAACTGCTCGTCGAGGGGGTGTTCCGGCCGTGCGGCCACGGTGATGTGCGGATCTGGCCGACGAAGGTCAACGCCCGCAGCGTGATCTGCCTCGCCCTCAGCTCCCCCGACGGCGACGCGCTGCTGGAGGCGCCGTCCTCGGTCGTCGCGGCGTGGCTGGAGCGCACCCTGCGCATGGTGCCGCCGGGCACCGAGCACGAGCAGCTGGGCCTGGACGACGCGCTGGGCGCGCTGCTCGCGCCGGCCGCTGGCGACGAGGGGTGGCCGCGGGACCCTTCGCGGCGGCCCGGCAGCCGGGACGACACCCCGGACGCGAGCGCCTGA
- the hppD gene encoding 4-hydroxyphenylpyruvate dioxygenase, with amino-acid sequence MTAPSGTQDAFPVNGMDAVVFAVGNAKQAAHYYSTAFGMRRVAYAGPENGSRETASYVLESGGARFVFTSVIKAETEYGRFLAGHVAEHGDGVVDLAIEVPDARAAYAYAVEHGATGLEEPYELKDEHGTVVLAAIATYGQTRHTLVDRSGYDGPYLPGYAAAEPIMEPPARRFFQAVDHCVGNVELGRMDEWVAFYNRVMGFTNMKEFVGDDIATEYSALMSKVVADGSRKVKFPLNEPAAGKKKSQIDEYLEFYGGPGVQHIALATNDIVASVRQMRAAGVEFLDTPDSYYDTLGEWVGDTRVPVDTLRELKILADRDEDGYLLQIFTKPVQDRPTVFFEMIERHGSMGFGKGNFKALFEAIEREQERRGNL; translated from the coding sequence ATGACTGCACCCAGTGGGACCCAGGATGCCTTCCCCGTCAACGGCATGGACGCCGTCGTCTTCGCCGTGGGCAACGCCAAGCAGGCGGCCCACTACTACTCCACCGCGTTCGGCATGCGCCGCGTGGCCTACGCGGGACCCGAGAACGGCAGCCGCGAGACCGCCTCGTACGTACTGGAGTCCGGCGGCGCCCGGTTCGTCTTCACCTCGGTGATCAAGGCCGAGACCGAGTACGGCCGGTTCCTGGCCGGGCACGTCGCCGAGCACGGCGACGGCGTGGTCGACCTCGCCATCGAGGTCCCCGACGCCCGCGCCGCCTACGCCTACGCGGTCGAGCACGGCGCCACCGGCCTGGAGGAGCCGTACGAGCTGAAGGACGAGCACGGCACGGTCGTGCTCGCCGCGATCGCCACCTACGGCCAGACCCGGCACACCCTGGTCGACCGCTCCGGCTACGACGGCCCCTACCTGCCCGGGTACGCCGCCGCGGAGCCCATAATGGAGCCGCCGGCCCGCCGTTTTTTCCAGGCCGTCGACCACTGCGTGGGCAACGTCGAACTGGGCCGGATGGACGAGTGGGTGGCCTTCTACAACCGGGTCATGGGCTTCACCAACATGAAGGAGTTCGTCGGCGACGACATCGCCACCGAGTACTCCGCGCTGATGTCCAAGGTCGTCGCGGACGGCTCGCGCAAGGTCAAGTTCCCGCTCAACGAGCCGGCGGCTGGCAAGAAGAAGTCGCAGATCGACGAGTACCTGGAGTTCTACGGCGGCCCCGGCGTGCAGCACATCGCGCTGGCCACCAACGACATCGTCGCCTCGGTGCGGCAGATGCGGGCGGCGGGCGTGGAGTTCCTCGACACCCCGGACTCCTACTACGACACCCTCGGCGAGTGGGTCGGCGACACCCGCGTGCCGGTGGACACCCTGCGCGAGCTGAAGATCCTCGCCGACCGCGACGAGGACGGCTACCTGCTGCAGATCTTCACCAAGCCGGTGCAGGACCGGCCCACCGTGTTCTTCGAGATGATCGAGCGGCACGGCTCGATGGGCTTCGGCAAGGGCAACTTCAAGGCGCTGTTCGAGGCGATCGAGCGCGAGCAGGAGCGCCGCGGCAACCTCTGA
- a CDS encoding Lrp/AsnC family transcriptional regulator: protein MGIDALDGRLITLLDREPRIGVLEASRRLGVARGTVQARLDRLRANGVIRGFGPQVDPAALGYPVTAFATLEIKQGQGPDVRAHLAGVPEVLELHTTTGQGDMLCRLVARSNADLQRVIDRVVGFDGIVRAATAIVMENPVPLRIIPLVEQAARDV, encoded by the coding sequence ATGGGGATCGACGCGCTGGACGGGCGGCTGATCACGCTGCTGGACCGGGAGCCGCGGATCGGGGTGCTGGAGGCGTCGCGGCGGCTCGGCGTGGCCCGCGGCACGGTGCAGGCCCGGCTCGACCGGTTGAGGGCCAACGGGGTGATCCGCGGGTTCGGCCCGCAGGTGGACCCGGCGGCGCTCGGATACCCCGTCACCGCCTTCGCGACGCTGGAGATCAAGCAGGGCCAAGGACCCGATGTACGGGCGCACTTGGCGGGTGTGCCGGAGGTGCTGGAGCTGCACACCACCACCGGCCAGGGCGACATGCTGTGCCGGCTGGTGGCCCGCTCCAACGCCGATCTCCAGCGGGTGATCGATCGCGTCGTGGGCTTTGATGGGATTGTCAGAGCGGCCACGGCGATCGTGATGGAGAACCCGGTGCCGCTGCGGATCATCCCGCTGGTCGAACAGGCGGCCCGGGACGTGTGA
- a CDS encoding FAD-binding oxidoreductase has protein sequence MHDELTAALREALPPEAVLVDPDVTASYAHDMASFSEAGTPAVVVLPRTVEQVRHVMRTATALRVPVVPQGARTGLSGGANAVEGCIVLSTAKMDRILEIDPVDRIAVVEPGVVNAVLSRAVAERGLSYPPDPSSWEMCTIGGNIGTGAGGLCCVKYGVTAEYVLGLDVVLADGRLLRTGRRTAKGVAGYDLTRLFVGSEGTLGVVVRAVVALKPAPPRQLALAAEFPSTAAAGAAVCSIMESGHVPSLLELMDATTVRAVNAMANMGLPETTEALLLAAFDTPDPAADLAAVGALCTAAGATEVVPAEDAAESELLLQARRMSLTALERVSTATMIDDVCVPRGRLADMLEGVAGIAEAYGLTIGVCAHAGDGNTHPVVCFDARDPEESRRARESFDAIMALGLELGGTITGEHGVGLLKKEWLARELGPTGLELQRGLKAVFDPLGLLNPGKLF, from the coding sequence ATGCATGACGAACTGACCGCCGCGCTGCGCGAGGCCCTGCCGCCGGAGGCGGTGCTCGTCGACCCCGACGTCACCGCCTCCTACGCCCACGACATGGCGAGCTTCTCCGAGGCCGGGACGCCCGCGGTGGTGGTGCTGCCGCGCACCGTCGAACAGGTGCGGCACGTGATGCGCACCGCGACCGCGCTGCGGGTCCCGGTGGTGCCGCAGGGCGCCCGCACCGGCCTGTCCGGCGGCGCCAACGCCGTCGAGGGCTGCATCGTGCTGTCCACGGCGAAGATGGACCGCATCCTGGAGATCGACCCGGTCGACCGGATCGCGGTGGTCGAGCCCGGCGTGGTCAACGCGGTGCTCTCGCGCGCGGTCGCCGAGCGCGGCCTGTCCTACCCGCCGGACCCCTCCAGCTGGGAGATGTGCACCATCGGCGGCAACATCGGCACCGGCGCCGGCGGCCTGTGCTGCGTGAAGTACGGGGTCACCGCCGAGTACGTGCTCGGTCTCGACGTGGTGCTCGCCGACGGGCGGCTGCTGCGCACCGGCCGGCGCACCGCCAAGGGCGTCGCCGGATACGACCTGACCCGGCTGTTCGTCGGCTCCGAGGGGACGCTCGGCGTCGTGGTCCGGGCGGTGGTCGCGCTCAAGCCCGCGCCGCCCCGGCAGCTCGCGCTGGCCGCCGAGTTCCCGTCCACCGCCGCCGCGGGCGCGGCGGTCTGCTCGATCATGGAGAGCGGTCATGTGCCGTCCCTGCTGGAGCTGATGGACGCCACCACCGTCCGCGCGGTCAACGCGATGGCGAACATGGGCCTGCCGGAGACCACCGAGGCGCTGCTGCTCGCCGCCTTCGACACCCCGGACCCGGCCGCCGACCTGGCCGCGGTCGGCGCGCTGTGCACGGCCGCGGGCGCCACCGAGGTGGTGCCGGCCGAGGACGCCGCCGAGTCCGAACTGCTGCTCCAGGCGCGGCGGATGTCGCTGACCGCGCTGGAGCGGGTGTCCACGGCCACGATGATCGACGACGTGTGCGTGCCGCGCGGCCGGCTCGCGGACATGCTGGAGGGCGTCGCCGGGATCGCCGAGGCGTACGGCCTGACGATCGGGGTCTGCGCGCACGCCGGCGACGGCAACACCCACCCCGTGGTGTGCTTCGACGCGCGGGACCCCGAGGAGTCGCGGCGGGCCCGCGAGTCCTTCGACGCGATCATGGCGCTCGGCCTGGAGCTGGGCGGCACGATCACCGGCGAGCACGGGGTGGGCCTGCTGAAGAAGGAATGGCTGGCACGCGAGCTGGGCCCGACCGGCCTTGAGCTGCAGCGCGGGCTGAAGGCGGTCTTCGACCCGCTCGGGCTGCTCAATCCGGGCAAGCTGTTCTGA
- a CDS encoding RDD family protein, with protein MTAAQPTGMAPLATLGQRVLARLVDTAVLVGLDLLMSAAVLGGAMSRPDDVSYGRQVLVGVLTFALYFAYEGAMTAARGQTLGKLMLRIRAARLADGAVPGQAGWTRAAVYALPGALAVLLVGPLFWLLNSLWCVWDRPYRQCLHDKAARTVVVTAV; from the coding sequence ATGACCGCTGCGCAGCCCACCGGCATGGCCCCGCTCGCGACCCTCGGACAGCGCGTCCTGGCCCGGCTCGTGGACACCGCGGTCCTGGTCGGGCTGGACCTGCTGATGTCCGCCGCGGTGCTCGGCGGCGCGATGTCGCGGCCGGACGACGTCTCGTACGGCCGTCAGGTGCTGGTCGGGGTGCTGACGTTCGCCCTGTACTTCGCCTACGAGGGCGCGATGACCGCCGCGCGCGGCCAGACACTGGGCAAGCTGATGCTGCGCATCCGCGCCGCCCGGCTGGCCGACGGCGCGGTACCCGGGCAGGCCGGCTGGACCAGGGCCGCGGTCTACGCGCTGCCGGGCGCGCTCGCCGTGCTGCTGGTCGGACCGCTGTTCTGGCTGCTGAACTCGCTGTGGTGCGTGTGGGACCGGCCGTACCGGCAGTGCCTGCACGACAAGGCGGCCAGGACCGTGGTGGTCACGGCCGTCTGA
- a CDS encoding RDD family protein translates to MSAPTSGSSGSSATPSSSSGSPVPGYYPDPSIPGYIRYWNGSAWVPGTSRPAPADLPVPETGEAGAAGASGVAGAANAAPGAQGPRAGASGVPGASGVSGAAGAAGAGLDESGPMFLDEDPSAPRAQFGRAPQVPQPRPADRPGPPADADPSAPSALSAASAPAPQSPYAAPDHYAAPEPYAAPAPQDPGASDPRASDPRSASADTPSWPRVLPPGAERPAISWGAQARQPGAWPDPETAGPPAGPPGADAPAGSAGSAGSGEPGAWPEPRTGGPSGGTPRADAPSGPDGRGAGWPSAASAPEEGGAWPGPRGRPQAVPGQGGGPAGEAAGGRGALPQLRPGQPVARPQPFAGDARQQPGPQAGQPAQPGAQPQSQALSGQPGTPPAARPFGAEAPPQAQPRAFSAEAQAQAQPRPFAGEAAPQAQPFGGEGGWAARVQGLAREGGAQGWRPPPPDPFGLDRGSDRPGGLVRRFAARVIDGVVVGALTAAAAVPLGSAAYHHAKDKVDQAKLTGETVKVWLIDSTTGAELAAVLAVFLLAGILLEVLPTAKWGRTLGKKLVGLRVLDIEAQLPPGFGASLRRWLARNVLNALVVGLVGVAWCLFDRPWKQGWHDKAARTFVAGG, encoded by the coding sequence ATGAGCGCACCCACGTCTGGCTCCTCCGGTTCTTCCGCCACGCCCTCCTCGTCGTCCGGTTCCCCGGTTCCCGGTTACTACCCCGATCCGTCGATCCCCGGCTACATCCGCTACTGGAACGGCTCCGCCTGGGTGCCGGGAACCAGCCGCCCCGCGCCGGCGGATCTCCCGGTCCCGGAGACGGGGGAGGCGGGGGCGGCGGGGGCGTCCGGCGTGGCGGGCGCGGCGAACGCCGCGCCGGGGGCGCAGGGTCCGCGGGCCGGGGCGTCCGGGGTTCCCGGGGCGTCCGGAGTTTCCGGAGCCGCCGGTGCGGCGGGGGCGGGACTGGACGAGTCGGGGCCGATGTTCCTGGACGAGGACCCGTCGGCGCCGCGCGCGCAGTTCGGCAGGGCGCCGCAGGTGCCGCAGCCGCGCCCGGCCGACCGCCCCGGCCCTCCGGCCGACGCCGACCCCTCCGCGCCCTCGGCCCTGTCCGCCGCGTCCGCGCCCGCCCCGCAGAGCCCGTACGCCGCGCCCGACCACTACGCCGCGCCCGAGCCCTACGCCGCGCCGGCCCCGCAGGACCCGGGCGCGAGCGACCCGCGGGCGAGCGACCCGCGCTCGGCGTCCGCGGACACCCCGTCCTGGCCGCGCGTCCTGCCCCCGGGCGCCGAACGCCCGGCCATCTCATGGGGCGCCCAGGCCCGGCAACCCGGCGCCTGGCCCGACCCGGAGACCGCCGGTCCGCCGGCCGGTCCGCCCGGCGCGGACGCGCCTGCGGGTTCTGCGGGTTCTGCGGGTTCCGGTGAGCCCGGGGCCTGGCCCGAGCCGCGGACCGGCGGTCCTTCGGGCGGCACGCCCAGGGCGGACGCGCCGTCCGGCCCGGACGGGCGCGGGGCCGGGTGGCCCTCCGCGGCGTCCGCGCCCGAGGAGGGCGGGGCCTGGCCCGGCCCGCGGGGCAGGCCCCAGGCTGTGCCCGGGCAGGGCGGCGGCCCGGCGGGGGAGGCGGCCGGCGGGCGCGGCGCGCTGCCGCAACTGCGGCCGGGGCAGCCCGTGGCGCGGCCGCAGCCCTTCGCCGGGGACGCGCGGCAACAGCCCGGGCCGCAGGCGGGGCAGCCCGCGCAGCCCGGTGCGCAGCCCCAGTCGCAGGCGCTGTCCGGACAGCCGGGAACGCCGCCGGCGGCGCGCCCGTTCGGCGCTGAAGCCCCGCCGCAGGCGCAGCCTCGTGCGTTTTCCGCGGAAGCCCAGGCGCAGGCGCAGCCTCGGCCGTTCGCCGGGGAAGCCGCGCCGCAGGCGCAGCCGTTCGGGGGCGAGGGCGGGTGGGCGGCACGGGTGCAGGGGCTGGCGCGGGAGGGCGGCGCGCAGGGGTGGCGCCCGCCGCCCCCGGACCCGTTCGGGCTCGACCGGGGCAGCGACCGGCCCGGCGGCCTGGTCCGGCGCTTCGCCGCCCGGGTGATCGACGGCGTGGTGGTGGGCGCGCTGACCGCCGCCGCGGCGGTCCCGCTGGGCTCGGCGGCGTACCACCACGCCAAGGACAAGGTCGACCAGGCGAAGCTGACCGGCGAGACCGTCAAGGTGTGGCTGATCGACAGCACCACCGGCGCCGAACTCGCCGCCGTCCTCGCCGTCTTCCTGCTGGCCGGCATCCTGCTGGAGGTGCTGCCCACCGCGAAGTGGGGCCGCACCCTGGGCAAGAAGCTGGTCGGGCTGCGGGTGCTGGACATCGAGGCCCAGCTGCCGCCCGGCTTCGGCGCGAGCCTGCGCCGCTGGCTGGCCAGGAACGTGCTCAACGCGCTCGTCGTCGGCCTCGTCGGCGTCGCGTGGTGCCTGTTCGACCGGCCGTGGAAGCAGGGCTGGCACGACAAGGCGGCCCGCACCTTCGTGGCCGGCGGCTGA
- a CDS encoding immune inhibitor A domain-containing protein: MNRQQRITQPAVLALAIAALAVPAATASGAWAATPGQAPATPATSAAASAAHDPAASEPHDLPGPFSKQQAAEHDAALQQVVAGQTAVQQRGGSQVVQLRGSKGKKSKYVELGREKTDKIFTILAEFGDQVDDTTTYDPDGPDGPQPPAAKYGGTAGPAHNTIAAPDRANDNSTAWQADYNRQHFQDLYFSHAKDTESLAKYYEKQSSGRYSVDGEVADWVKVPWNEARYGSNYCGSSICSNAWDLIRDATTAYVSDQKAQGRTDAQIKADLAQYDQWDRYDYDGDGNFNEPDGYIDHFQIVHAGEDESAGGGAQGEDALWAHRWYAYGTDAGRTGPAGNKAGGTQIGDTGIWVGDYTLQPENGGLGVFAHEYGHDLGLPDEYDTTYVGESNVAFWSLMSSGSWMGTGKNAIGDLPDDMSAWDKLQLGWLNYASAKAATPSTTKLGVAEYNTKDKQALVVQLPDKAVTTPVATPPEGAKQWWSGMGDNLANTLTRPVDLTGASTASLDLKGWWDIEENYDYLYTEVSADGGATWTALDGTANGKALPRDGGDVPALTGTSGGYEDLSFPLDAYAGKQIQLRFRYLTDGGVAQKGFAADAITVTADGATVVSDGAEGDDNGWTAKGFSRIGASLTSDYPQFYIAENRQYVSYDATLRTGPYNFGWAGSRPDWVEHYPYQNGLLIWLWDTSQPDNNVGVHPGSGEILPIDAHAKPEKWSDGTVMRNRIQAYDSPFSWYPTDGFTLHDDGVTARVPAKLGSPVFDDHSGTYWSSGNPTGGVKVPDTNTRITIVNEAFDGSTMTVRVGPSHR, translated from the coding sequence GTGAACAGACAGCAGCGGATCACCCAACCCGCGGTACTGGCCCTGGCGATAGCCGCGTTGGCCGTGCCCGCGGCCACCGCCTCGGGCGCCTGGGCGGCGACCCCCGGCCAGGCGCCGGCGACCCCCGCGACGTCGGCCGCCGCGTCGGCCGCGCACGACCCGGCGGCGAGCGAACCGCACGACCTGCCGGGCCCGTTCAGCAAGCAGCAGGCCGCCGAGCACGACGCCGCGCTCCAGCAGGTCGTCGCCGGGCAGACCGCCGTCCAGCAGCGCGGCGGCTCCCAGGTCGTCCAACTGCGCGGCTCCAAGGGCAAGAAGAGCAAGTACGTGGAGCTGGGCCGGGAGAAGACCGACAAGATCTTCACCATCCTCGCCGAGTTCGGCGACCAGGTCGACGACACCACCACCTACGACCCGGACGGCCCGGACGGTCCGCAGCCCCCGGCCGCCAAGTACGGCGGCACCGCGGGACCCGCGCACAACACCATCGCCGCGCCCGACCGGGCGAACGACAACTCCACCGCCTGGCAGGCCGACTACAACCGGCAGCACTTCCAGGACCTGTACTTCTCGCACGCCAAGGACACCGAGTCGCTGGCGAAGTACTACGAGAAGCAGTCCTCCGGCCGCTACTCGGTGGACGGCGAGGTCGCCGACTGGGTCAAGGTGCCCTGGAACGAGGCCCGTTACGGCTCCAACTACTGCGGCTCCTCGATCTGCTCCAACGCCTGGGACCTGATCCGCGACGCCACCACCGCGTACGTCAGCGACCAGAAGGCGCAGGGCCGCACCGACGCGCAGATCAAGGCCGACCTGGCGCAGTACGACCAGTGGGACCGCTACGACTACGACGGCGACGGGAACTTCAACGAGCCGGACGGCTACATCGACCACTTCCAGATCGTGCACGCCGGCGAGGACGAGTCCGCGGGCGGCGGCGCGCAGGGCGAGGACGCGCTGTGGGCGCACCGCTGGTACGCCTACGGCACCGACGCCGGCCGCACCGGCCCGGCCGGCAACAAGGCCGGCGGCACCCAGATCGGCGACACCGGCATCTGGGTCGGCGACTACACCCTCCAGCCGGAGAACGGCGGACTCGGCGTCTTCGCCCACGAGTACGGCCACGACCTGGGCCTGCCGGACGAGTACGACACCACCTACGTCGGCGAGTCCAACGTCGCCTTCTGGTCGCTGATGTCCTCCGGCTCCTGGATGGGCACCGGCAAGAACGCCATCGGCGACCTGCCCGACGACATGAGCGCCTGGGACAAGCTCCAGCTCGGCTGGCTCAACTACGCCTCGGCGAAGGCCGCGACGCCGTCCACGACGAAGCTGGGCGTCGCCGAGTACAACACCAAGGACAAGCAGGCGCTGGTCGTCCAGCTGCCCGACAAGGCCGTCACCACCCCCGTCGCCACCCCGCCCGAGGGCGCCAAGCAGTGGTGGAGCGGCATGGGCGACAACCTCGCCAACACCCTGACCCGCCCGGTCGACCTCACCGGCGCCTCCACCGCCTCCCTGGACCTCAAGGGCTGGTGGGACATCGAGGAGAACTACGACTACCTCTACACCGAGGTCTCCGCGGACGGCGGCGCCACCTGGACCGCGCTGGACGGCACCGCGAACGGCAAGGCGCTGCCGCGCGACGGCGGCGACGTGCCCGCGCTGACCGGCACCTCCGGCGGCTACGAGGACCTGTCCTTCCCGCTGGACGCCTACGCCGGGAAGCAGATCCAGCTGCGCTTCCGCTACCTCACCGACGGCGGCGTGGCGCAGAAGGGCTTCGCGGCCGACGCGATCACCGTCACCGCCGACGGCGCCACCGTCGTCAGCGACGGCGCCGAGGGCGACGACAACGGCTGGACCGCCAAGGGCTTCTCCCGCATCGGCGCCTCCCTGACCAGCGACTACCCGCAGTTCTACATCGCGGAGAACCGGCAGTACGTCTCCTACGACGCCACCTTGCGCACCGGCCCGTACAACTTCGGCTGGGCCGGCAGCCGGCCCGACTGGGTCGAGCACTACCCGTACCAGAACGGCCTGCTGATCTGGCTGTGGGACACCTCGCAGCCCGACAACAACGTCGGCGTCCACCCCGGCTCCGGCGAGATCCTGCCGATCGACGCGCACGCCAAGCCGGAGAAGTGGTCGGACGGCACGGTCATGCGCAACCGCATCCAGGCCTACGACTCGCCGTTCAGCTGGTACCCGACCGACGGCTTCACGCTGCACGACGACGGCGTCACCGCCCGTGTCCCCGCCAAGCTCGGCTCGCCGGTCTTCGACGACCACAGCGGCACGTACTGGTCCAGCGGCAACCCGACCGGCGGCGTCAAGGTGCCGGACACCAACACCAGGATCACCATCGTGAACGAGGCGTTCGACGGCAGCACGATGACGGTCCGGGTCGGCCCGTCGCACCGCTGA
- a CDS encoding RDD family protein yields MPPLAAGGKRVLARIIDIVIVLIPAFLLDWASVGLHGSDFTAGRSAVGGVFTAGIGFLYEFVMTRSTGQTFGKRAMGLRAAMLDNGAVPTAQASALRALVLWLPAFCCSCVWFLIIGITVAFDRPYKQGLHDKAAKTVVVEAA; encoded by the coding sequence ATGCCCCCGCTCGCGGCCGGCGGCAAGCGTGTCCTCGCCCGGATCATCGACATCGTCATCGTGCTGATCCCCGCGTTCCTGCTGGACTGGGCCTCGGTCGGCCTGCACGGCAGCGACTTCACGGCCGGGCGCTCCGCGGTGGGCGGGGTGTTCACCGCCGGGATCGGCTTCCTCTACGAGTTCGTGATGACCCGGTCCACCGGGCAGACCTTCGGCAAGCGGGCGATGGGCCTGCGCGCGGCGATGCTGGACAACGGCGCGGTGCCCACCGCGCAGGCGTCCGCGCTGCGCGCGCTCGTGCTGTGGCTGCCGGCGTTCTGCTGCAGCTGCGTGTGGTTCCTGATCATCGGGATCACCGTCGCCTTCGACCGGCCGTACAAGCAGGGCCTGCACGACAAGGCGGCCAAGACCGTGGTCGTGGAGGCGGCCTGA